A section of the Clostridium felsineum DSM 794 genome encodes:
- a CDS encoding ABC transporter ATP-binding protein, translated as MEVLSIEKLRKVYGSKFGGTKYSVLKDIDLKVEKGEFVGIMGPSGSGKTTFLNVISTIDKPTSGRIVIDGKDIVKLREPGLSKFRREKLGFIFQDFNLLDNMTIKENIVLPLALAKVPYNEIEKRLIDITKKLGISEILNKHTYEVSGGQKQRAAAARAIITQPSLVLADEPTGALDSKASKELLNSLRYLNEKNQATILMVTHDAFAASYCKRVIFIKDGKLFNEIYKGDRDRKSFYESILKVLSVIGGDTDDIM; from the coding sequence ATGGAAGTTTTAAGTATAGAAAAATTAAGAAAAGTATATGGTTCTAAGTTTGGAGGCACTAAATATTCAGTTCTTAAGGATATAGATTTAAAAGTAGAAAAAGGAGAGTTTGTTGGAATAATGGGACCTTCTGGTTCTGGAAAAACTACATTTCTAAATGTAATATCTACTATTGATAAGCCAACCTCAGGAAGGATAGTTATTGATGGTAAAGATATAGTAAAGCTTAGAGAACCTGGTTTGTCAAAGTTTAGAAGAGAGAAACTTGGTTTTATATTTCAGGATTTCAATTTACTAGACAATATGACTATTAAGGAGAATATAGTATTACCACTTGCATTAGCAAAGGTACCATACAATGAAATTGAAAAGAGACTCATAGACATAACTAAAAAACTTGGAATAAGTGAAATATTAAATAAGCATACCTATGAGGTGTCAGGAGGACAAAAACAAAGAGCGGCAGCAGCAAGAGCTATAATAACTCAACCGTCACTTGTTTTAGCAGATGAACCAACGGGAGCATTGGATTCAAAGGCATCTAAAGAACTTCTGAATTCTCTAAGATATTTAAATGAAAAGAATCAAGCTACAATTTTAATGGTAACCCATGACGCTTTTGCGGCATCTTATTGTAAACGAGTTATTTTTATTAAAGACGGAAAGTTATTTAATGAGATATATAAGGGTGATAGAGATAGAAAAAGTTTTTATGAAAGTATATTAAAAGTACTTTCAGTTATTGGAGGGGATACAGATGACATTATGTAA
- a CDS encoding sensor histidine kinase has protein sequence MYLERENIMNSTDAAYVIFVITFLLVIFIFIDFNIKNKYIKRLLIDNNVEDKTPIFPKPLEYKDEVYAAIIEDLYKDYSQKLEALQKEFENNNEFMTMWVHEIKTPIATSKLLIENGEINIESFEEEIEKIDDYVEKVLYYSRGDNFSKDYIISEIDINKLVKESIKNHSKLFIRKHIKLSLKVDDNFKVDTDKKWLLFILNQVIANALKYTGDNGNIEIKSFEDDKEKIVIISDNGIGIKEEDLNKVFNKSFTGFNGRKENSNATGMGLYLSYKLARKLGHNITIKSRYTKGTEVFIHFPKWCDYYEVTKM, from the coding sequence ATGTATTTAGAACGTGAAAATATAATGAATTCAACTGACGCAGCGTATGTAATTTTTGTAATAACGTTTTTATTGGTAATATTTATTTTTATAGACTTTAATATAAAAAATAAATATATAAAAAGGTTACTTATAGACAATAATGTAGAGGATAAAACACCCATATTTCCAAAGCCATTGGAGTATAAGGATGAAGTGTATGCGGCTATAATAGAAGATTTATATAAAGATTATAGTCAAAAGTTAGAGGCGCTTCAGAAGGAATTTGAAAACAATAATGAATTTATGACAATGTGGGTTCATGAAATAAAGACACCTATTGCAACTTCAAAGCTTTTAATTGAAAATGGTGAAATAAATATTGAATCTTTTGAAGAGGAAATAGAAAAAATAGATGATTATGTTGAAAAAGTTTTATATTATTCCAGAGGTGATAATTTTTCTAAGGACTATATTATCTCGGAAATAGATATAAATAAGCTTGTAAAGGAAAGTATAAAGAATCATTCAAAGTTATTTATAAGAAAACATATAAAATTAAGTCTTAAAGTAGATGATAATTTTAAAGTAGATACAGATAAGAAGTGGCTTTTATTTATACTAAATCAGGTTATTGCAAATGCACTTAAGTATACAGGAGATAATGGTAATATAGAAATAAAGTCTTTTGAGGATGATAAAGAGAAGATAGTTATAATATCTGATAATGGTATAGGAATAAAAGAAGAAGACTTGAACAAAGTATTTAATAAATCATTTACCGGATTTAATGGTAGAAAAGAGAATTCTAATGCCACAGGAATGGGCCTATATCTATCATATAAGCTTGCTAGAAAATTAGGACATAATATAACCATAAAATCTAGGTATACCAAGGGAACTGAGGTTTTTATACATTTTCCAAAATGGTGTGATTATTACGAGGTTACAAAAATGTAA
- a CDS encoding response regulator transcription factor: MYRIMVIEDEEKIRNIIKKSLEKWSFEAYAVENFNNIFEEFVKIEPKLVLMDINLPVCDGFYWCSKIRSISKVPIVFLSSRSSNMDVVMAVNMGGDDYITKPFSMEVLLAKINAILRRTYSYSETEMDTLEFKDVIISLKNNTVYYNENSVELTKNEFKIIYVLMKNHDNIVSREKIMQELWNDESFIDDNTLTVNINRLRKKLKELGVDFIKTIKGQGYVIR; this comes from the coding sequence ATGTATAGGATAATGGTAATAGAAGATGAAGAGAAAATAAGAAATATTATAAAAAAATCATTAGAAAAGTGGTCCTTTGAAGCCTATGCAGTAGAAAATTTTAATAATATATTTGAAGAATTTGTGAAAATTGAGCCTAAGCTTGTTCTTATGGATATAAATTTGCCCGTCTGTGATGGGTTTTATTGGTGTAGTAAAATAAGAAGTATATCAAAGGTACCTATAGTATTTTTGTCATCAAGAAGTTCTAATATGGATGTGGTAATGGCTGTTAATATGGGAGGAGACGATTATATAACAAAACCATTTTCTATGGAGGTTTTATTAGCTAAAATAAATGCAATACTAAGAAGAACCTACTCCTATAGTGAAACGGAAATGGATACCTTAGAGTTTAAAGACGTAATAATTTCTTTGAAAAACAATACCGTATACTATAATGAAAATAGTGTGGAGCTTACAAAAAATGAATTTAAAATAATATATGTACTTATGAAGAATCATGATAATATAGTAAGTCGGGAAAAAATAATGCAGGAACTTTGGAATGATGAGAGCTTTATAGATGATAACACGCTTACGGTAAATATAAATAGGTTAAGAAAAAAACTTAAAGAATTAGGTGTGGATTTCATTAAAACTATAAAGGGACAAGGATATGTTATAAGATGA